The Archangium primigenium genomic interval AGCAGCGGCGCGGCGGGCCATGGGGACGGGGCTTTCGTTAGAGGTGGAGCGAGCGCAGGGCCGAGAGCGCCAGGTCGAGCTGGCCCTCGGTGTGCGCGGCGGAGAGGCAGAAGCGCAGCCGGCTGGTGCCCTCGGGGACGGTGGGCGGACGGATGGCCTTGACGAGCAGGCCGCGCGCGCGCAGCGCCTGGGAGGCGGCGACGGCACGCGGGGCGTCTCCCACGATGACGGGGAAGACAGCGCTCCGGGGCTCGGCGATGAAGCCGAGCGCGCGCAGGCCCGCGGAGAAGCGGTGGATGTTGCGCCACAGGCGGGCCCGGAGCACGTCATCCCGCTCGGCGATGTCCACGGCCGCCTCGGCCGCGGCGCACAGGGCGGCGGGCAGCGCCGTGGAGAAGACGAGCGGCCGGGCCCGCTGGAGCACCAGGTCCACCACCGGGCGGGACGCGGCGATGTAGGCCCCCAGGCCTCCGAGCGCCTTGCTCAGGGTGCCCATGCGCACGTCCACGACGGACTCCAGGCCCAGCGCCTCGCACAGCCCGGCGCCCCGCTCGCCCAGCACGCCCGTGGCGTGCGCCTCGTCCACGAGCAGCGCGGCGCCCTCGGCCTGGCACACCTCGGAAATCTCCCGGAGCGGCGCGAGGTCGCCATCCATGGAGAACACGCTGTCGGTGACCACGAGCCGGCGCCGCGCGGGCGTGGTGGCCAGGGCCCGCGCCAGGGCCTCCACGTCCGCGTGCGGGTAGACGACGGTGCGGGCGCGCGACAGGCGACAGCCGTCGATGAGCGAGGCGTGGTTGAGGGCGTCGGAGAAGACGGCGTCCTCGGGGCCCACGAGCGCCTGGAGCGTGCCCACATTGGCGGCGTAGCCCGAGTTGAAGACGAGCACGGCCTCGGCCCGCTCGAAGGCGGCGAGCCGGGCCTCGAGCCGGTGGTGCGCGGAGGTGTCTCCCACCACGAGCCGGCTGGCGCCCGAGCCCACGCCATGCACCTCCAGGGCGGCGGCGGCGGCGGCGCGCACCGTGGGCGAGCCGGCCAGGCCCAGGTAATCGTTGGAGGAGAAGTTGACGAGCGTCTCGCCGCCCACGCGCACGAGCGGGCCCTGGGGTGAGTCGAGCGGCTCCAGGAAGCGGCGCAGACCCCGGGCCCTCAGGGCCTCCAGGTCATCCTGGGCCCAGGCGGTGGCCACGGAAGGTGTCGTCACGAACGGCTCCATCTTCAATCGAGGAAGCGCCGCTCCCAGCGGCGCCTGTCCTCGGCGGAAAAGTCGGGGGAGTGGAGGTCGGGCCACGGGTAGAGCCAGGGCTCCAGGACACGCGCCAGCTCCCGATAGGCGGGCAGCACGTGGCCCTGCTCCACGTCTCCCGCGTCGGGAGCGGGCCCCAGGGTGACGACCGCGCGCTCCGCGTCCAGCGCTTGCACCGTGGTGCCCGGCGAGGACAGCCGGGCGCGCAGGGCCTCCGCGCCGCCCAGCGCGCCGAGCACCGGCTGCCCCAGGAACGTCATCCACGAAGGGGCATGGACACGCCCTCCGAGCTTCTCCGCGAACCACTGCACCTCGGGAATCGTCATGCCCGGGTAGCGAAAACAGTGCTCGCGAATCAGCCGCATGACGCCCAACAAGCTCTTGTCTCCATTGAAGGAAAAACCGACATGCCCAAAGGCGAAGGGCAGCGGCGCGGCCAATGCCAGTGCGAACTCACGCAGTCGCCCGGGACCCTTCACCTCCACGTACTCCGTGGGCAGCCAGAACTCCAATGAGCAAGAAGCATGAGGCCTGTCCTCCATGACAGGCTCATTCAGGGCCTTGCCTACGTATTCAGCATGGTAGAGGCCCTCACTGCCCAGCTCGTCCCACACGTTGAAGAACGCCCACGGCTCCTCGAGCACCTCTCGTCGAATGCGCTCCCACTCGGACGCATCCAACGCCTGCGAGTACCCTTCCGTGTCGACGAACCATACAAGCCTTCCTCGACCCACTTCATCGGCATAGACGTCCAGCGCGTGCGCCACGGCTCGTGCGATCTCACGATGGGGATGGCGCATGTAGAAGACGAGGCTCAGACCGT includes:
- the bioF gene encoding 8-amino-7-oxononanoate synthase — protein: MTTPSVATAWAQDDLEALRARGLRRFLEPLDSPQGPLVRVGGETLVNFSSNDYLGLAGSPTVRAAAAAALEVHGVGSGASRLVVGDTSAHHRLEARLAAFERAEAVLVFNSGYAANVGTLQALVGPEDAVFSDALNHASLIDGCRLSRARTVVYPHADVEALARALATTPARRRLVVTDSVFSMDGDLAPLREISEVCQAEGAALLVDEAHATGVLGERGAGLCEALGLESVVDVRMGTLSKALGGLGAYIAASRPVVDLVLQRARPLVFSTALPAALCAAAEAAVDIAERDDVLRARLWRNIHRFSAGLRALGFIAEPRSAVFPVIVGDAPRAVAASQALRARGLLVKAIRPPTVPEGTSRLRFCLSAAHTEGQLDLALSALRSLHL
- a CDS encoding type VI immunity family protein, with amino-acid sequence MKALVPHIRIQDPSGATLLRDGLSLVFYMRHPHREIARAVAHALDVYADEVGRGRLVWFVDTEGYSQALDASEWERIRREVLEEPWAFFNVWDELGSEGLYHAEYVGKALNEPVMEDRPHASCSLEFWLPTEYVEVKGPGRLREFALALAAPLPFAFGHVGFSFNGDKSLLGVMRLIREHCFRYPGMTIPEVQWFAEKLGGRVHAPSWMTFLGQPVLGALGGAEALRARLSSPGTTVQALDAERAVVTLGPAPDAGDVEQGHVLPAYRELARVLEPWLYPWPDLHSPDFSAEDRRRWERRFLD